Within the Glycine soja cultivar W05 chromosome 3, ASM419377v2, whole genome shotgun sequence genome, the region AGTAAATCTAAGGATAAAACAAGTTAATGAAGACATGAATTAATTATGTGAATTATATCATTTAAGTCATTCCATTAATGACACACAGATTTGGTTAAGCATGGgtcaaaagataaaaacatgaaAGTGATTAATTTAAGGTGACAATAATTAATTACGTACTAAATATATCAGTTATCATTACATGTTGAGGCTTGGTAGTAAGTAGTAAGATGTAGTAGAGTCACATAGAGCTTAGCTAGCAATATGGTCACAACCACCTCACCTGCATTGCACCCGCTGATCCTATCGAGCTGAATTAAGTACGTAACGTTTGAAGTTGAAATTGCATACGTCAAAGTTGAATTATCATAGCATTCTCTTTAAGTCTTACCTTTCctattatttatagaaaatatcaTTACTCCTATAACCAATGCAATGCACTTATAAAATCGCCAAACTACTCTCAGTTGAGTGTTCCACACACGAATGTCTCGTctaacaccaccaccaccaccaccacccaaCCCTGTCCTCCAAGACAGGCTTCCTTTCTTCAATCAATCCATGGAGCTAGTCAACCCTCCAACCCGAACCAGATCCAGAACCCTCGGAGACCTCCTTAAACGCGTCCAAGATGCTCAAAACGACATTCCTCTTACACCTCCCCACCATGTTCTCGACCTCtcttcctcctccaccacccacCCCTTTGTCCTCTCCTTCACCAACTTAACCTACAGCGTCAACCTCCGCCGCAAGTTTACTTTTTTTCCCGCCACTACCATTTCCACACCCGACCACGAAACCAAACCCAACGGCACCAAGACTCTCCTCAACGACATCTCCGGCGAGGCTAAGGACGGCGAGATCATGGCCGTCCTCGGCGCAAGCGGTTCTGGAAAGTCGACTCTAATCGACGCCCTCGCCGATAGAATCTCAAAAGAAAGCCTCAAAGGCACTGTCACCCTAAACGGCGACGTTTTGGAATCGAGTCTTTTGAAGGTTATCTCCGCTTACGTCATGCAAGACGACCTCCTCTTCCCCATGCTCACCGTTGAAGAAACCCTAATGTTCGCCGCGGAGTTCAGACTCCCTCGCTCCTTCTCCAAGTCCAAGAAAAAGGCCCGCGTCCAAGCCCTCATCGACCAACTCGGCCTCCGCGCTGCCGCTACAACCGTCATCGGTGATGAGGGCCACCGCGGCGTCTCCGGCGGCGAACGCCGCCGCGTCTCGATCGGAACCGACATCATCCACGACCCCATCGTGCTCTTCCTCGATGAACCAACCTCCGGCCTCGACTCCACCAGCGCCTTCATGGTCGTGAAAGTCTTGCAGCGAATCGCTCAGAGCGGAAGCATCGTCATCATGTCCATTCACCAACCTAGCTACAGAATCTTGAGCCTCTTAGACCACTTGATCTTCCTCTCCCACGGAAACACCGTCTTTAGCGGCTCTCCGGCAAACCTCCCCGGTTTCTTCTCCGAGTTCGGCCACCCCATCCCGGAGAACGAAAACCGCACCGAATTCGCACTCGACCTAATCCGCGAACTCGAACAAGAACCAACTGGCACCAAGAGTTTAGTGGACTTCAACAAATCCTGGCAGCTCAAAAACAAAAACCAGGCCCAGAACGGGGCCAAACCGAAATTATCTCTCAAGGACGCCATCAGCGCTAGCATTTCCAGAGGCAAACTCGTGTCCGGCACTAAGAACAACAACTCAACGGCGTTGGTTTCAGTTCCCGCCTTCGCGAATCCGTTTTGGATGGAGATGTTGGTGATTGGAAAACGTTCTTTAACTAACTCAATGAGGATGCCGGAGTTATTCGGGATTCGCTTAGTTGCAGTTCTGGTGACAGGGGCAATCTtggcaacaattttttttcacctgGACGATTCTCCAAAAGGAGTTCAAGAGCGCGTGGGGTTCTTCGCGTTCGCCATGTCCACCACGTTCTACACGTGCGCCGAAGCTATGCCAGTGTTCCTCCAAGAGCGCTACATCTTCATGAGAGAGACCGCCCACAACGCCTACCGTCGCTCGTCCTACGTGCTCGTGCACGCAATCATTTCCCTCCCTTCCTTGCTTTTTCTCTCCCTAGCATTCGCGGCCACCACGTTCTGGGCCGTGGGCCTTGCCGGTGGCAGTTCGggctttctcttttattttctgacCATCCTGGCCTCGTTTTGGGCCGGGAACTCGTTCGTGACGTTCTTATCTGGTGTGGTATCGCACGTGATGATAGGATTCACTGTTGTGGTTGCGATTCTGGCTTACTTTCTTCTCTTCAGCGGGTTCTTCATCAGCAGGGACAGGATCCCTCCGTACTGGATATGGTTCCACTACCTTTCGCTGGTGAAGTATCCGTACGAGGGAGTGCTGCAGAACGAGTTCGATGTGAGGTCTCCGAGGTGCTTCGTAAGAGGGATTCAGATGTTCGACAACACGCCGCTGGGGATGGTGCCGGAGGCGGTGAAGGTGGAGCTGCTGAAGAGTATGAGCGAGACGCTGGGAATGAACATCTCGAGGTCGACGTGCGTAGTTACTGGAGAGGATGTGCTGAAGCAGCAGGGGATTACGCAGCTGAGTAAGTGGAACTGCTTCTGGGTCACGGTGGCTTGGGGGTTCTTCTTTCGCTTCCTCTTTTATTTGGCGCTGCTCTTTGGGAGCAGGAACAAGAGGAGGTAGTTAGTCAAGGAACCCATTAACACTTTTCCTAGCCCTACTCTTCCCTCATACTCATATTTTATTCATCTCAATAATAAATCAAGAGTGCAACCGAAAAAACGATAAAAAAAACAGTATGTAGCATTGTAACGTAATTTATCTTAGACACAGACTGTTAATTAAGATTACTACTGTATCGGAAAAACTAAACAGCTTCTTGTGTTTTTCATGGAGACAATGGTACTCCTTTCTTCTTCAGCATTTTCTTTTTCGGGTGGGGAGGggtttctttataatttatccTCAGTTTATTTACGTACGTACTCTTTTCATGCTAATTTTCATTAGTTTTTGCACTTAAATTATCTGGAAGATAAATTTATTGTGAATTGTGATACTCATACACCTATGTGGTAGTATTTTGAACTCGGGTATGGTCATtctgtaattttctttttcttttgaaattgaaccaagttttattttaaactatatttaggtcttctatttatttaaaagaattaagtcttctaggaatatatatatatatatatatatatatatatatatatatatatatatatatatatatatatatattgatgaaTATTTGAAGCTAAATAGTTAAAAgtaataatacataaatattatcttattttaatcatcccattaagacatttttttcttctttttatcacattataaattttatcatatttatattttttttctttctctatacGTCTCATGGTATAATGGATGTTGATTAAACATTTTTCAAATAACTAATGCAATGAGACTAGACATCTTAAATCTTTAACTAATGCGCAATGAGCTACCCTACACATTCTTATTCCATGAATAGAAAGTCTCTTCATACATATATGATAAGTGAGACAGTAAATCAACTAGTCTAAGACCTCTCAAAGCCGGAAGAATAATACAGATTCCTTTACCTTTGATCAACACATTGAAATTTACTGTTTCAACACACattttcatctattttattcactTTTCATCAAAACCCATTTAGGTCATAATAGCACTAAAATACCTTCAATCAACTTTGTCAAAGGCTTTGTGGGGTTCAATTTTTAGAGCAAATTCACCAATTTTCTCTCTAGTTTGGCAATTCATATTGTGAATGATCTCAATAGCtattatataaaacattttcaagaaTTGATGAACCTTCAACAAAAGTTTACTACTCATGGGAAATATACTTTGGAAGAATGAGTTTAAGTCAATTGGCTAAAGCTTTTGAATTGATCTTGTAAAGCACATTAGGAATATATAGGACGAAAATCCTTCatagtgattatattttttggaataagaataatatcagtactattcaaataattaattaggtgGAAAAGATCTCTGCTCCAACCAAGCCACACTGTTTTGGAAAATTTCATCACCTAATAAATtccaaaatctcttataaaagaCTAGATTTAAATCATCGGGTCCTGATGAGAAATTATCTAAGTACATCTAAAAAAGAGCATTCTTGAATTCTCACTTCTCTAAAGGTGTCAAAAGTCGTTACACATGTATATATGCAGCATTTGATTAAGTCATACATGTATATTCCGTCACTTACTTTCTGTCTCCATgtgtttaaaacttaaaagcgaAACATTAAATAGTCATAACCTTAATTAGGCCAAGAGACTCATGGAGAAAAGAGTAATCATTGCATCTTTTGCTAAAATAATACTAGTGCAAACAATAACGACGgaaaaactaaataataatcaGTATAGAGAATTAGGTAAGAAAGCATCCATAGATAAATAGATTACTTTCGCATTAAGACGGTATTTGATTTAGAGAATCAGAAAACAAATTAGAGAGAAATTTTGTGCATTTCACGAAAGCCTCACATCTTTTACCttctatttcaattaaaaaaattagtaaaatatatttaaggttgctataaaatttaaaaaatattaattttatcgttataatttttttaatattaatttagtcattataaaaataaaacttatttttattagtttttagtgGTAATTTTATTAGATAGTAAGGtaacataattaacaaatttatacgTATAATTTGATTACAAATGTATTAAACAATTTATTAGGGTTAAACtcttcaaataaattaaataatttatgacaattaaatattttaaaaaaattgtaatttttcgtCCAACTTTCTAATAAGATTAAGAGAATGACGTTGAAACAACAACGAGTTTGGGTGTTTTCTGAGTGCTTGAAAAGTTGAGGGAAAAAGTAATCTAAGTATCTTAATTTCATCATATAACTgtctaacaaaattaatattaaagattaaataaaaatatattttatttttataagattaaattaatacgaaattttttatcaagataaaattaatactttaaaattttataggaacctcaaacatattttacctttaaaaaaattatctttatttaaatcctttctattttaattctctAAACCAAATACACCATAAGTTACAATATCAAAGTACTTTAATTTTgcgttaaatttttaaataatgtggTAACACCTTCAGGTTCAggctatataaaaaaaactctttttaagTACCGACTatattacaataatttatacGGGCTTTATCTGTAGATTAGTTGGCAAGCCCTTCGAAAGCCCATTCTTAGCCCAATTTCGataaatggaagaaaaagcccAGTTACGTCAGGACAAAAGAAAACGTGGGCATCGTCGTGGtcttttataaatattgtaACACACGGTAGGGAACAGAACACAGATCCACTTGAAAGGGTTAGGTTTCGGGAGAAAAAGCAATCCACTCAGAGGTAACTCTTCTCTTCTTTCCGTTCCCCTTTCGATTTCGCTTCCTTTTCAATTCGATTTGTATCTGCAGTTTTCAGTTTTTGATTTTCCAGTTTCAATAAAGGAGcgttttaattattcattgagTTTAAGTTTTAAATTGATCCTAAGGGTTGAAATTGGATCTAGCGTCATGTGTTCCgatttgttatttgtttcattcacaGAGAAGGGATCTCTGGGTTACCTTTTTCTTAGTTAATTACGCAATTTGAGTTGTTGATTTTGCAGAGCTAGAAGAATTCAACGATGCCTCGCTATGATGATAAATACGGCAATACCCGCCTCTATGTGGGGCACTTATCTTCGAGGACTCGTTCCCGGGATCTGGAGCGTGCCTTCAGCAGATATGGAAGGTAATTCCCCCTTTTCTTATCATTCCATCGTCGAGCATGGTCTTAGTTATTTGCTATGTGCAATCACAGCATTTTCTGAAAGTTGTAATTTGCATGCAATTCCTAattgtttattcttttttgtaTCTTTTCCTTGTATGTTCTATTATATGTTTAGtgaatgatttttatttgtacGAGTCCCGCCTTTCTTTTTGAGATCCGACAGGAAATTTCCGTAATCAATTTGTATTGTTTTATCGCCATGTTACAAAATTTTGTGTGGGGAACTAATTGTCAGGTCTCCttgattagtttttattttttgaattggcAAGAGAGCTAGCTAAATTAGTGACGAGTAGACATGGGGTGTCCTTCACGAGTTTCACTGAAGCTCGGGGGATAATATACAGGTTTTTCCCAAGCTTTGTTTTGTGCTTGGATTTATTCGTCATGTTATGTCTGGGAACTGTACCCCCTAGGCGTCATGTTTTTAACTTGAATAATCTTATTGAAGGTTTCTGGGGTTTTGGCTAAACCTGGAGAGGTCTGTGGTGGGAGGTTTGCCATGGTGGAATTGGTGGAAATTCCTGTCGAGTGTTGACTTTGGCgattctttctgtaatgttatTGCTTGTTTTTATGGAAATGGCATCAATCACAAACTGGTGTTTAGTTCGTCTTTGAGGGGCGAAGTATCATACAGTTCAAGTAGTTAAGTAATGATGGCCTTACTGTTTCTGGAAACCATTTCCGCAGAGTTCGGGGTGTGGATATGAAGAATGATTTCGCCTTTGTTGTAAGTTGTCACCCTTTCTTTATCTttgtctatttatttatttatttcctaggacttcaatttcttcttatttatttgctAAAAAGTGGCTTCTAGTATCTGCTTGGAGGAATTCAGTTGTAGATGATGGTGTGATTTCTGTGTTACTTTCTTGGCTTGTTCCTTACAACCTTTGGACAGGATTTTAGTGATCCTCGAGATGCTGATGATGCAAGATATAACTTGGATGGTCGGGATGTTGATGGAAGTCGTATTATTGTGGAATTTGCAAAAGGGGTATGAAACACTTCAATACAagttttatgatattattacaATAGTTGTACATAGACTTGGGAACTGTTTTTGTTAGATTAtttgcattttatatttttgtattgttGTCTGATCATCACTTGTTTTTAATCAGGCTCCTCGTGGGTCCCGGGAATATTTGGGGCGAGGTCCTCCTCCTGGCTCTGGACGCTGCTTTAATTGTGGCCTTGATGGTCATTGGGCACGGGATTGCAAAGCTGGGGATTGGAAGAATAAGTGTTACCGCTGTGGGGAGAGAGGACATATAGAAAGGAACTGCAAGAACAGCCCCAAAAAATTGAGGTATGCAGTGCTATTTAGTTTTCAAGGTGGTActgcttctgtgttttcttaACCTGTTTTTTCCATTTCAATGGAGTCTCTGAGCTCTAAACTGACGATGTTAATCTGTCTGATTCAAGCACAAGGCGAGGACGGAGTTATTCACGGTCACCAGTCAGGTCACATTCACCTCGTCGTGGCAGAAGCCGTGATCGCAGTTATAGCCGTGATCGCAGCTACAGGTAAGATGATTTTATAGTCCGGAATTCTTATGCATGCGATGTAGTGATGCAGCAAGGTTTCacattttttgtttgtaaaGTCTTATCCTGTATGCTGAGTTTTGGGTGCCTTCGGTCTTGCTAGTCGATCACGATCCCCTGTCAGAAGAGAAGAAAGCCCCGTTCGTGAAGATAGGTCACAAAGCCCTCAACACAAAAATAGTCCTCAGCCCTCCAAGACAAGGAAGCATAGTCCATCACCTGACCGTAGCCCACAGAGAAGAGGTGACACATCTCCTGACAATGATAGGTTGAGCAGAAGCCCTGCAAGGGACCGCGAAGATAGGGGCTATGACAGCCCTAAAGTTAATGGTCGTAGTGGCAGCCCTAGCCGTAGCCCCAGGGATGATGACAGGAGCCCCATTGATGATGAAGACAACCACCGCCACTCACCAAGAGGCAGCGAGTCACCTTAAGAAGTATTTCTTAGAGAAATGAACTCTGGACGTGGCCTATAATTTATCTGCTTTGGTTATCTAATGCACTTTGTTGTGAAGTATGGGACAATTTTTTCGCTTAAAAGAAACTATTATGAA harbors:
- the LOC114407031 gene encoding ABC transporter G family member 20-like; its protein translation is MSRLTPPPPPPPNPVLQDRLPFFNQSMELVNPPTRTRSRTLGDLLKRVQDAQNDIPLTPPHHVLDLSSSSTTHPFVLSFTNLTYSVNLRRKFTFFPATTISTPDHETKPNGTKTLLNDISGEAKDGEIMAVLGASGSGKSTLIDALADRISKESLKGTVTLNGDVLESSLLKVISAYVMQDDLLFPMLTVEETLMFAAEFRLPRSFSKSKKKARVQALIDQLGLRAAATTVIGDEGHRGVSGGERRRVSIGTDIIHDPIVLFLDEPTSGLDSTSAFMVVKVLQRIAQSGSIVIMSIHQPSYRILSLLDHLIFLSHGNTVFSGSPANLPGFFSEFGHPIPENENRTEFALDLIRELEQEPTGTKSLVDFNKSWQLKNKNQAQNGAKPKLSLKDAISASISRGKLVSGTKNNNSTALVSVPAFANPFWMEMLVIGKRSLTNSMRMPELFGIRLVAVLVTGAILATIFFHLDDSPKGVQERVGFFAFAMSTTFYTCAEAMPVFLQERYIFMRETAHNAYRRSSYVLVHAIISLPSLLFLSLAFAATTFWAVGLAGGSSGFLFYFLTILASFWAGNSFVTFLSGVVSHVMIGFTVVVAILAYFLLFSGFFISRDRIPPYWIWFHYLSLVKYPYEGVLQNEFDVRSPRCFVRGIQMFDNTPLGMVPEAVKVELLKSMSETLGMNISRSTCVVTGEDVLKQQGITQLSKWNCFWVTVAWGFFFRFLFYLALLFGSRNKRR
- the LOC114407033 gene encoding serine/arginine-rich splicing factor RS2Z32-like isoform X1, which produces MPRYDDKYGNTRLYVGHLSSRTRSRDLERAFSRYGRVRGVDMKNDFAFVDFSDPRDADDARYNLDGRDVDGSRIIVEFAKGAPRGSREYLGRGPPPGSGRCFNCGLDGHWARDCKAGDWKNKCYRCGERGHIERNCKNSPKKLSTRRGRSYSRSPVRSHSPRRGRSRDRSYSRDRSYSRSRSPVRREESPVREDRSQSPQHKNSPQPSKTRKHSPSPDRSPQRRGDTSPDNDRLSRSPARDREDRGYDSPKVNGRSGSPSRSPRDDDRSPIDDEDNHRHSPRGSESP
- the LOC114407033 gene encoding serine/arginine-rich splicing factor RS2Z33-like isoform X2, producing the protein MKNDFAFVDFSDPRDADDARYNLDGRDVDGSRIIVEFAKGAPRGSREYLGRGPPPGSGRCFNCGLDGHWARDCKAGDWKNKCYRCGERGHIERNCKNSPKKLSTRRGRSYSRSPVRSHSPRRGRSRDRSYSRDRSYSRSRSPVRREESPVREDRSQSPQHKNSPQPSKTRKHSPSPDRSPQRRGDTSPDNDRLSRSPARDREDRGYDSPKVNGRSGSPSRSPRDDDRSPIDDEDNHRHSPRGSESP